In a single window of the Heliangelus exortis chromosome 1, bHelExo1.hap1, whole genome shotgun sequence genome:
- the SMCO4 gene encoding single-pass membrane and coiled-coil domain-containing protein 4 has product MRQLRGKPKKETSKDKKERKQAMQEARQQITTVVLPTLAVVVLLIVVFVYVATRPNTTE; this is encoded by the coding sequence ATGAGGCAGCTAAgaggaaaacccaaaaaagagACCTCCAAAgataaaaaggagagaaagcaggcGATGCAGGAGGCCCGGCAGCAAATCACCACCGTGGTGCTTCCCACCCTGGCTGTTGTAGTACTGCTGattgttgtgtttgtttatgTAGCAACTCGCCCAAACACAACTGAGTGA